From a single Alkalihalophilus pseudofirmus genomic region:
- a CDS encoding acetate kinase gives MAKIIAINAGSSSLKFQLLTMPEEEVVTKGLVERIGLGDGIFTIEVNGEKQKETTEIPDHSIAVKILLEKLTGLGIIDSLDEIDGIGHRVVHGGEKFNDSVLITDEVLAGIEEVSELAPLHNPANIVGIKAFKEVLPNVPAVAVFDTAFHQTMPESSFLYSLPYDYYKEFGIRKYGFHGTSHKYVSERAAELLGRPIEQLRLLSCHLGNGASIAAIDGGKSIDTSMGFTPLAGVTMGTRSGNIDPALIPYIMEKTGQDANGVLDTLNKKSGLLGVSGFSSDLRDIESEAEAGNERAELALEVFTSRIHKYIGSYAARMSGVDAIIFTAGIGENSDVIRERVLRGLEFMGVYWDPSLNKVRGKEAFINYPHSPVKVIIIPTNEEVMIARDTVRLSN, from the coding sequence ATGGCGAAAATTATTGCGATTAATGCTGGTAGCTCATCATTAAAATTCCAATTACTAACAATGCCTGAAGAAGAAGTAGTAACAAAAGGCTTAGTTGAACGTATTGGTCTTGGTGACGGTATTTTTACAATTGAAGTAAATGGTGAAAAACAAAAAGAAACAACTGAAATTCCAGATCACTCTATAGCAGTAAAAATTCTGCTTGAAAAGCTTACAGGACTTGGAATTATCGATTCTCTTGATGAAATTGACGGAATCGGACATCGTGTCGTTCACGGTGGAGAGAAGTTTAACGACTCTGTTCTTATTACTGATGAAGTACTTGCGGGAATTGAAGAAGTTTCTGAATTAGCTCCTCTTCACAACCCTGCAAACATTGTTGGAATAAAAGCATTTAAAGAAGTATTGCCAAATGTACCTGCAGTAGCAGTATTTGATACAGCTTTCCACCAAACAATGCCAGAGAGCTCATTCTTATACAGCTTACCTTATGATTACTATAAAGAGTTTGGAATCCGTAAATATGGTTTCCACGGAACAAGTCATAAGTATGTGTCTGAACGTGCAGCAGAATTATTAGGTCGTCCAATCGAGCAATTACGTTTATTATCTTGTCACTTAGGTAATGGTGCTAGTATCGCTGCGATTGATGGTGGAAAATCAATTGATACGTCTATGGGCTTTACACCTCTTGCAGGGGTAACAATGGGTACACGTTCAGGTAACATCGATCCTGCTTTAATTCCATATATCATGGAAAAAACAGGACAAGATGCAAATGGAGTATTAGACACGTTAAATAAAAAGAGTGGACTTCTTGGTGTATCAGGATTTTCTAGTGACTTGCGTGACATTGAAAGTGAAGCAGAAGCTGGAAACGAGCGTGCTGAGCTTGCTCTTGAAGTATTCACTTCACGTATTCACAAATACATCGGTTCATATGCGGCTCGCATGAGCGGAGTTGACGCGATTATTTTCACAGCTGGTATTGGTGAAAATAGTGATGTTATCCGTGAGCGAGTTCTTCGCGGCCTAGAATTCATGGGTGTATATTGGGATCCATCATTAAACAAAGTACGCGGAAAAGAAGCGTTCATTAACTATCCGCACTCACCTGTAAAAGTAATCATTATTCCTACGAATGAAGAAGTAATGATTGCACGTGATACAGTACGTCTATCTAACTAA
- a CDS encoding class I SAM-dependent methyltransferase → MSVMNSKMEELFIFLDKGASLLEEHESFTYLEGLSEMGENLFQGEVVQTVTPEVKDRLYDLMRPLDVSEFSKEDIRKAFQLTVLKGMKGATQPNHSMTPDAVCLFLSYLVNKVMAKAKGGYSVLDLAAGSGNLLTALLNQSENPAKGFGFEVDETLLKLAFVSSNLQEIELELFHKDSIEPLTFPEVDLVVTDLPIGYYPHDEIAKEYKVKADEGHSFSHHLMIEKGINSVKDGGFLFYIVPNFLFESEQAPKLHAYLKEHAMIHGLLQLPKTMFTSDNHGKSILMLQKKGEGVSQAKQALLAELPSFSNKTALTDMMTRINKWFELELNL, encoded by the coding sequence ATGAGCGTAATGAATTCGAAAATGGAAGAGCTCTTTATCTTTCTAGACAAAGGGGCTTCTCTCTTAGAGGAACACGAATCCTTTACTTATCTAGAGGGACTCTCTGAGATGGGAGAAAACTTATTTCAAGGTGAAGTGGTACAAACGGTTACACCAGAAGTGAAAGACCGTCTTTATGATTTAATGCGGCCGCTTGACGTAAGTGAATTTTCAAAAGAAGATATCCGTAAAGCTTTTCAGTTAACGGTTTTAAAAGGAATGAAGGGAGCAACACAGCCAAATCATTCGATGACACCGGATGCGGTTTGTTTGTTTTTAAGCTACCTTGTGAATAAAGTGATGGCTAAAGCAAAGGGTGGTTATTCGGTCTTAGACTTGGCAGCGGGTTCGGGCAATTTATTAACAGCGCTGTTAAATCAATCTGAAAACCCTGCAAAAGGATTTGGATTTGAGGTGGATGAAACACTTCTTAAACTGGCTTTTGTCAGCTCTAATTTACAAGAGATTGAACTTGAACTGTTCCACAAGGACTCTATCGAGCCGCTTACATTTCCTGAAGTAGATCTAGTAGTTACAGACCTGCCGATTGGTTATTACCCGCATGATGAAATTGCAAAGGAATATAAGGTGAAGGCAGATGAAGGTCATTCCTTTAGTCATCACCTTATGATTGAAAAAGGAATAAACAGTGTGAAAGATGGCGGGTTCTTGTTTTATATTGTTCCTAACTTCTTATTTGAAAGCGAACAAGCACCAAAGCTGCATGCCTATCTAAAAGAGCATGCGATGATCCATGGACTGCTGCAGCTTCCAAAAACGATGTTTACCTCTGATAATCATGGCAAAAGTATATTAATGCTGCAGAAAAAAGGGGAAGGTGTGTCTCAGGCAAAACAAGCACTGCTCGCAGAACTTCCATCCTTCAGTAACAAAACAGCACTAACGGATATGATGACACGTATTAATAAGTGGTTTGAACTCGAACTTAACTTATAA
- the tpx gene encoding thiol peroxidase: MAQITFKNNPVTLLGKEVKVGEKAPDFKVLANDLSEVSLADTKGKVRLISVVPSIDTGVCDQQTRRFNEEASSLGNVEVLTVSVDLPFAQKRWCAAAGIENVQTLSDHRELSFGQAFGIAIEELRLLARSVFVIDSNDVVTYAEYVSEATNHPDYEAAIEAAKAAN, from the coding sequence ATGGCACAAATTACATTTAAAAACAATCCTGTAACGTTACTTGGAAAAGAAGTAAAGGTTGGGGAAAAAGCTCCTGATTTTAAAGTTCTTGCAAATGATTTATCAGAAGTATCTTTGGCTGATACTAAAGGAAAGGTTCGTTTAATCAGCGTGGTTCCATCGATTGATACGGGTGTTTGCGACCAACAAACCCGCCGTTTCAATGAAGAGGCATCATCACTTGGCAATGTAGAAGTATTAACGGTAAGTGTAGATTTGCCATTTGCTCAAAAACGTTGGTGTGCAGCTGCGGGTATTGAAAATGTTCAAACATTATCAGACCATCGTGAGCTTTCATTTGGACAAGCATTCGGTATTGCAATTGAAGAACTTCGTCTGTTAGCTCGTTCCGTTTTTGTTATTGATTCAAATGATGTGGTAACTTATGCGGAGTATGTATCTGAAGCAACGAATCATCCAGATTACGAAGCAGCTATAGAAGCAGCAAAAGCTGCAAACTAA
- the ytfJ gene encoding GerW family sporulation protein, which yields MSDHPIQGLMKTAMENLKEMVDVNTIIGDPVETPDGSVIMPVSKVGFGFAAGGSEFVIDQHRPSSTEGHSQKHPFGGGSGGGVSITPIAFLVVGHQGVKMVHLDSSTHLYEKLLDFAPQVVDKIQQMIKSGTNASYSNQSQSTNQTYTNNSNMNYQQRNDQPPI from the coding sequence ATGTCTGATCATCCTATTCAAGGGCTAATGAAGACGGCAATGGAAAATCTTAAAGAAATGGTAGATGTCAACACGATTATTGGGGATCCGGTTGAGACACCTGATGGAAGTGTGATCATGCCTGTTTCTAAAGTAGGGTTCGGGTTTGCAGCTGGCGGAAGTGAGTTTGTCATTGATCAGCACCGACCATCTTCTACAGAAGGACACTCGCAAAAGCACCCATTTGGCGGCGGTAGCGGCGGCGGTGTTTCTATCACACCGATAGCCTTTTTAGTAGTAGGACATCAAGGTGTGAAAATGGTTCATCTTGATAGCAGCACTCACCTGTACGAGAAATTATTGGATTTTGCTCCGCAAGTAGTTGATAAAATTCAACAAATGATCAAGTCAGGTACGAACGCATCGTATTCAAATCAATCACAGTCAACTAATCAAACGTATACGAATAATTCAAATATGAATTACCAGCAGCGTAATGATCAGCCGCCAATTTAG
- a CDS encoding DUF2953 domain-containing protein, producing the protein MTWFLIILAVVIVLLLILLLTKIKIELTYKHTKDDDLLVAAVTIWWMRVYTFEAPLIKINEESPAIIVEEKENIAGSESKKDKKVTLQTIIHDIHLAERWIRHVVGLNRIIRRFLRHVHVHKFDWYSDVGVGDAALTGPAAGMLWSLKGMMAGLVGNHVKMHRMPKMSVTPHYQAVVSHTYFSCMFMFRIGHAIFVGLSIIKHWKRRPKWNQDQDQKATETM; encoded by the coding sequence ATGACTTGGTTTTTAATCATTCTTGCTGTAGTTATTGTCTTATTACTCATCCTGTTACTTACAAAAATAAAAATAGAACTCACTTATAAACATACAAAAGATGATGATCTGTTAGTGGCAGCTGTAACGATTTGGTGGATGCGTGTATATACCTTTGAAGCACCTCTAATAAAAATAAATGAAGAGTCACCAGCAATCATTGTAGAGGAAAAAGAAAATATAGCTGGCTCAGAAAGTAAAAAAGATAAGAAAGTAACGCTGCAAACAATCATTCACGATATTCATTTAGCGGAACGTTGGATCAGGCATGTAGTCGGGTTGAATCGCATTATCCGCAGATTTCTTAGGCATGTTCATGTGCATAAATTTGATTGGTACTCGGATGTTGGCGTCGGTGATGCTGCTTTAACAGGACCTGCTGCTGGTATGCTCTGGTCACTGAAAGGGATGATGGCAGGCCTAGTAGGGAACCATGTGAAAATGCATAGGATGCCTAAAATGTCTGTGACCCCCCATTATCAAGCCGTTGTTTCACATACCTATTTTTCTTGCATGTTTATGTTTCGGATAGGGCATGCTATTTTTGTAGGTCTTTCGATCATAAAGCATTGGAAACGAAGACCAAAGTGGAATCAAGATCAAGACCAAAAAGCTACTGAAACGATGTAA
- a CDS encoding RDD family protein, whose translation MEQGMINRGSRPRRSRILQQRKKRQERSLQLNRESEGLNRQEEIERETYYAKERHYAGFWMRFWAFSLDALMLLSLRWLLIGPILNLTDLRYALGGMYGFFDLVVSAVFFFAYFALMTKFYGATIGKMVFGLRVVSKEGDLLSWREVIFREGVGRVLHQSFALLYILYITVAFTSTKQGLHDMIADSYVIYEKR comes from the coding sequence TTGGAGCAAGGAATGATAAACCGCGGGTCTCGCCCAAGAAGGAGCCGTATACTCCAGCAAAGAAAAAAGAGACAGGAGCGCTCGCTTCAACTTAACAGAGAAAGTGAAGGCCTTAACCGTCAGGAAGAGATAGAGCGTGAAACCTATTATGCGAAAGAGCGGCACTATGCTGGTTTTTGGATGAGATTCTGGGCGTTTAGCCTTGATGCTCTTATGCTGCTGAGTTTACGTTGGCTGCTTATTGGTCCAATCTTAAATCTAACGGATCTTCGTTACGCATTGGGTGGAATGTACGGATTTTTTGACTTAGTTGTATCAGCCGTATTCTTCTTCGCCTACTTCGCCCTTATGACTAAGTTTTATGGTGCGACTATAGGCAAGATGGTATTTGGTCTGCGAGTCGTTTCAAAAGAAGGAGACTTGCTTTCATGGAGAGAGGTCATATTTAGAGAAGGAGTAGGACGAGTGTTACACCAGTCTTTTGCTCTCCTCTATATTCTTTATATAACAGTTGCTTTTACGTCTACTAAGCAAGGCTTGCATGATATGATTGCTGATTCCTATGTGATTTATGAAAAAAGATAA
- the sppA gene encoding signal peptide peptidase SppA yields the protein MNRKRWLALIAALMLVVAAVGVNVATSQAGADLDRMFGSEHGWAERVIEQGDDFGNSIVVLELNGVIQDTGDAVSIFDAQGYRHQAFLSQIEHAAKDSSVQGLIIRVNTPGGGVVESAEIHEKIVEVQEEYNKPVYISMGSMAASGGYYIAAPADKIVASPQTITGSLGVIMESINIAELAENYGIKFNTIKSGEYKDIMSATREMTEGDRAILQSLIDESYDEFVRIISEGRNMSESEVRQLADGRIYTGNQALEIDLVDELGSLDDTIAMMREDLGANYSVIKYEADTGLYSLFSMTAAKMLSSNNELASIEQLITERRAPTLKYLYTE from the coding sequence ATGAATCGCAAACGCTGGCTGGCTTTAATTGCAGCTCTTATGTTGGTTGTAGCTGCTGTAGGAGTTAATGTGGCCACTTCACAAGCAGGGGCAGATTTAGACCGAATGTTTGGAAGTGAACATGGCTGGGCTGAGAGAGTGATTGAACAAGGAGACGATTTTGGAAACTCTATTGTTGTGCTTGAATTAAATGGAGTGATTCAAGATACAGGAGATGCTGTTAGTATTTTTGATGCACAAGGCTACAGGCACCAAGCTTTTCTTTCTCAAATTGAGCATGCTGCGAAGGATTCCTCTGTGCAAGGGTTAATTATTCGAGTGAATACACCAGGCGGCGGGGTAGTTGAAAGTGCAGAAATTCATGAAAAGATCGTAGAAGTTCAAGAAGAGTATAATAAGCCTGTCTATATCTCAATGGGCAGTATGGCGGCTTCTGGTGGTTATTACATAGCAGCACCGGCTGATAAGATTGTAGCTAGCCCACAGACGATTACGGGTTCCTTAGGCGTTATTATGGAGTCTATTAATATTGCTGAACTGGCTGAGAATTACGGTATTAAATTCAACACGATTAAAAGCGGAGAATACAAAGATATCATGTCAGCGACGCGTGAGATGACAGAAGGCGACCGTGCAATTTTACAATCATTAATTGATGAGTCTTATGATGAGTTTGTACGTATTATCTCTGAAGGACGCAACATGTCTGAAAGTGAAGTAAGACAATTAGCAGACGGGCGAATCTATACAGGAAACCAGGCTTTAGAAATAGATTTAGTTGATGAGCTTGGAAGTCTTGATGATACGATTGCCATGATGCGTGAAGACTTAGGTGCAAATTATAGTGTAATTAAATATGAGGCTGATACGGGTCTGTACAGTTTATTTTCAATGACAGCTGCTAAAATGTTATCTTCGAATAATGAACTGGCAAGTATTGAACAATTAATTACAGAGCGCCGTGCACCGACATTAAAATATCTTTACACTGAATAG
- a CDS encoding NAD kinase has translation MMISRKNLYFFFKQTPEMQDIVTPLKNLAEVHGFHLVHSIKEANIVVSVGGDNAFLQALRKTGFREDCLYIGVNTDQLGFYTDFTINDQERMIQAMKNEELEVRRYPVLEVSVNNEKPIYCLNECSIRSNVIKTFVIDVVIDDFAFETFRGDGMIVSTPTGSTAYNKSVRGAVIDPTLPSMQVSELASLNNNQYRTLGSPFVLGPDRTLLLKVVQDGNDHPIIGADNEALSLRHAKNIRIKLADRQIKVLKLKTNSFWQKVQRNFL, from the coding sequence TTGATGATTTCACGTAAAAACCTATACTTCTTCTTTAAACAAACGCCAGAAATGCAAGACATCGTAACACCTCTTAAAAACTTAGCTGAGGTACATGGCTTTCATTTAGTTCATTCTATTAAAGAAGCAAATATTGTTGTAAGTGTAGGCGGTGACAATGCGTTCTTGCAAGCATTAAGAAAAACCGGCTTTAGAGAAGACTGTCTTTATATCGGAGTAAATACAGACCAACTAGGCTTCTACACTGATTTTACAATCAATGACCAGGAACGCATGATTCAAGCGATGAAAAATGAAGAGCTTGAGGTACGCCGCTACCCTGTATTAGAAGTATCGGTCAATAACGAGAAACCTATTTATTGCTTGAATGAATGTTCTATCCGCTCAAATGTGATTAAGACCTTTGTTATTGATGTTGTCATTGATGATTTTGCTTTTGAAACATTTAGAGGAGATGGCATGATTGTTTCCACACCAACAGGCAGCACCGCCTATAATAAATCCGTTAGAGGCGCTGTTATTGACCCTACTTTGCCATCTATGCAAGTAAGTGAGCTAGCTTCTTTAAATAATAATCAATACCGTACTCTTGGCAGTCCGTTTGTACTCGGTCCAGATCGTACGTTGCTTTTAAAAGTGGTCCAAGACGGAAACGACCACCCAATCATCGGCGCAGATAATGAAGCGTTAAGTCTGCGCCATGCTAAAAACATCCGTATTAAGTTAGCAGACCGACAAATAAAAGTGTTAAAACTTAAAACAAACTCGTTCTGGCAAAAGGTACAGCGAAATTTTTTATAA
- a CDS encoding amidohydrolase encodes MGTLWWNGTFFTMRKEGETTDAVYVEEGQIIDHGSAEDLSSAYSERITKKVDIEGAYVYPGLVDSHLHMVGHGERLIRLDLSETTQASEMVHQLIKKVKDTLPGEWVFAEGWNENNFIDRKIFHRMELDEITTSHPMYLTRICRHAALVNSKALELAGITKDTPDPEGGVIVRDADGMPTGYLLDAATELVKSVIPPVDKAYVKRALQTAVEDMLRLGLVGGHTEDLNYYGGFKQTFDAFNEVINGVDCKFRAHLLVHHEAIDEMKESGYSKGEVTPYIELGPMKIFADGALGGRTALLSAPYTDDPRTSGVAMHQQSELENLVKRARDEDMPVAIHTIGDEALRLAIDAIEKYPCTNGRDRLIHVQVINQDLIERLKKLRIVLDIQPRFVAADFPWVMERLGEERLPYSFAWKTLIEEGLHCAGGSDAPIEPVDPLLGIHAAVTRKKPGETHEGYLPDQKLSMFEAVKLFTTGSASAIEKESERGLIAPGYAADFTVLNHNVFGGDPDHLLHAEVLMTVVDDSIMYQKNK; translated from the coding sequence GTGGGGACTCTTTGGTGGAATGGGACGTTTTTTACAATGAGAAAAGAGGGTGAAACAACGGATGCTGTATATGTTGAAGAAGGACAGATCATTGATCATGGCAGCGCAGAGGATCTTTCATCAGCATATTCAGAACGCATCACCAAGAAGGTTGATATAGAAGGAGCATACGTTTATCCAGGTTTAGTAGACAGTCACCTGCATATGGTAGGTCATGGTGAACGGTTAATCCGTCTCGACTTATCAGAAACCACTCAAGCGAGTGAAATGGTTCATCAACTGATAAAAAAAGTAAAGGACACACTGCCTGGTGAATGGGTATTTGCAGAAGGGTGGAATGAGAATAACTTTATAGATCGAAAGATTTTTCACCGGATGGAATTAGATGAAATAACAACATCTCATCCAATGTACTTAACGCGCATATGCAGGCACGCAGCTTTAGTAAATTCTAAGGCGTTAGAACTGGCTGGAATTACAAAAGACACCCCTGATCCTGAAGGAGGGGTGATTGTTCGTGATGCAGATGGAATGCCGACTGGCTATTTGCTTGATGCGGCGACTGAGTTAGTTAAATCGGTCATTCCTCCTGTTGATAAAGCTTATGTAAAACGAGCACTTCAAACAGCAGTAGAGGATATGCTCCGCTTAGGTTTAGTTGGAGGACATACGGAGGATTTGAATTATTACGGCGGCTTTAAACAGACATTTGATGCATTCAATGAAGTGATCAATGGAGTAGATTGTAAATTTAGAGCACATTTGCTTGTCCATCATGAAGCTATAGATGAGATGAAAGAATCAGGCTACAGTAAGGGTGAAGTAACTCCTTATATTGAACTGGGACCCATGAAGATCTTTGCCGATGGAGCACTAGGCGGAAGAACGGCTCTTCTTAGCGCACCTTATACGGATGACCCAAGAACAAGCGGAGTGGCAATGCATCAACAGAGCGAGCTTGAAAACTTAGTAAAACGGGCACGTGATGAAGACATGCCTGTTGCTATTCACACAATCGGAGATGAAGCTCTGCGCTTAGCAATTGATGCGATTGAAAAGTATCCTTGTACAAATGGGCGTGATCGATTAATCCATGTACAAGTCATCAATCAAGATTTAATTGAGCGGTTGAAGAAGTTGCGCATAGTTCTTGATATTCAACCACGTTTTGTGGCTGCGGACTTCCCTTGGGTTATGGAGCGGCTTGGTGAAGAGCGTCTGCCTTATTCCTTTGCTTGGAAAACATTAATTGAAGAAGGTCTTCATTGTGCGGGAGGATCGGATGCTCCTATTGAACCCGTGGATCCGCTATTAGGCATCCATGCAGCGGTAACGAGAAAGAAACCAGGCGAAACGCATGAAGGGTATTTACCTGATCAAAAGCTATCGATGTTTGAAGCTGTAAAGTTATTTACAACAGGCAGTGCTAGTGCGATTGAAAAAGAGAGTGAGCGTGGCTTGATTGCACCAGGTTATGCTGCTGATTTTACTGTTTTAAATCACAATGTTTTTGGAGGAGACCCTGATCACCTATTACATGCAGAAGTCCTTATGACGGTAGTTGATGACTCTATCATGTATCAAAAGAATAAATAG
- the mbcS gene encoding acyl-CoA synthetase MbcS translates to MEREQLIAPEIYNLSHEVERYAKDTERIAIDWSDDKNNRRIISYPELVAQTNRFANALLSQGLNQGDKVLLILPRVPEAYFSYLACLKAGLVIIPCSEMLRAKDLAYRINHAEAKAVIAYTGFTDEIQSLGDSTPTLHAKLIVGQTLEGWVDLVAAAENESDYYAGAETNRDELAFLPYTSGTTGNPKAVVHTHGWAYAHLQVASKMWLDVQEGDKVWATAAPGWQKWIWSPFLSTIGVGATAYVYHGRFDPNEYLQRLEDEKINVLCCTPTEYRLMAKVESIESYKLPELRSTVSAGEPLNRQVIETFKKAFNVNVRDGYGQTENTLLIGTLQGMEIKPGSMGKPTPGNEVAIVDESGVPVQPGEVGDIAVHESAPALFREYYKDPERTAMAYRGDYYITGDQAKLDEDGYFWFEGRSDDIIISSGYTIGPFEVEDALTKHPAVKECAVVASPDEIRGNVVKAFIVLRDEKAVADDQLVAELQEHVKVMTAPYKYPRKIEFVNELPKTTSGKIRRIELRQQEKAKYAEA, encoded by the coding sequence ATGGAAAGAGAACAACTTATCGCACCAGAGATTTACAATTTATCTCATGAAGTAGAACGTTATGCAAAAGACACAGAACGAATTGCTATTGATTGGTCAGATGATAAGAATAACCGCCGCATCATTTCTTACCCTGAATTAGTAGCTCAAACAAACCGCTTTGCTAATGCTTTATTAAGCCAAGGGTTAAATCAAGGAGATAAGGTCCTTCTTATTTTACCAAGGGTTCCAGAAGCTTATTTTTCATATTTAGCTTGTTTAAAAGCAGGGCTTGTCATTATTCCTTGTTCTGAAATGCTTCGTGCAAAAGATCTAGCTTATAGGATTAATCATGCAGAAGCAAAAGCTGTTATTGCTTACACTGGTTTTACCGATGAAATTCAATCTCTAGGAGATTCAACTCCTACTCTTCACGCTAAACTAATCGTTGGACAAACATTAGAAGGATGGGTAGATTTAGTTGCTGCAGCTGAAAATGAAAGCGATTACTATGCAGGTGCAGAAACAAATAGGGACGAGCTTGCTTTCCTTCCTTACACATCTGGTACAACAGGGAATCCAAAAGCGGTTGTACATACACACGGATGGGCTTACGCGCACCTTCAAGTTGCTTCAAAAATGTGGCTTGATGTACAAGAGGGAGATAAAGTTTGGGCGACAGCAGCTCCTGGCTGGCAGAAATGGATTTGGAGTCCTTTCTTATCAACCATTGGAGTAGGCGCGACAGCATATGTCTACCATGGCCGCTTTGACCCTAACGAGTACCTTCAACGTCTAGAAGATGAGAAAATTAATGTATTATGCTGTACACCAACTGAATATCGCCTAATGGCTAAAGTTGAATCAATTGAAAGTTATAAATTACCAGAGCTTAGAAGTACAGTTTCTGCTGGTGAGCCTCTTAACCGTCAAGTTATTGAAACCTTTAAAAAAGCATTCAATGTAAATGTTCGTGATGGGTACGGACAAACAGAAAATACCTTACTCATTGGTACACTTCAAGGGATGGAAATTAAGCCTGGTTCTATGGGCAAGCCGACACCAGGTAATGAGGTAGCGATTGTGGATGAGAGTGGTGTTCCGGTTCAGCCAGGTGAAGTTGGCGATATAGCTGTGCACGAGAGTGCCCCTGCATTGTTCCGTGAATACTATAAAGATCCTGAACGTACAGCGATGGCGTATAGAGGAGACTACTATATTACAGGAGACCAAGCTAAATTAGATGAAGATGGATACTTCTGGTTTGAAGGGCGCAGTGATGATATCATTATCAGCTCTGGATATACAATAGGACCTTTTGAAGTAGAAGATGCCCTTACAAAGCACCCAGCTGTGAAAGAGTGTGCTGTTGTAGCTTCTCCTGATGAGATTAGAGGGAATGTTGTAAAAGCATTTATCGTATTAAGAGATGAAAAGGCAGTAGCTGATGATCAACTTGTAGCTGAATTGCAAGAGCATGTGAAAGTGATGACAGCACCATATAAATACCCAAGAAAAATTGAGTTTGTAAACGAGCTTCCAAAGACGACATCAGGGAAGATTAGACGTATTGAGCTTCGTCAGCAAGAAAAAGCGAAATATGCAGAAGCTTAA
- a CDS encoding alpha/beta-type small acid-soluble spore protein: MANNNSSNQLVVPGVQQALDQMKYEIASEFGVQLGPDATARANGSVGGEITKRLVQMAEQQFGGQQY; the protein is encoded by the coding sequence ATGGCTAACAACAACAGCTCAAATCAACTTGTAGTACCTGGCGTACAACAAGCACTTGATCAAATGAAATATGAAATCGCTTCTGAGTTTGGTGTACAATTAGGACCTGATGCTACAGCTCGTGCTAACGGATCTGTAGGTGGTGAAATCACTAAACGTCTAGTTCAAATGGCTGAACAACAATTCGGCGGACAACAATACTAA